GTATGGTTTAAGCGGACCATTAGCAGGCGGCGCGCATAGCCCATGCCGCCCATAAGATCTGAACACGGAAAGGAGAGAGCCATGGACGCGGAACAAAAACAAAAACTCGCCGACCTCTGTGCGCAGCAGCACGTGGGGGTACTGACGACTCAGGGTGAGGAGTGGCCGACAGCCCATCTGCAGGCGTTCGGACAGACTGACGATCTCGATCTGATTGTTATCATGTTGGTTGACGCTGAAAAGTATCACAATCTCCTCAAACGCCCGCACGCGGCGGTGGTGATTGACAATAGAGACACGGGCGACGTTTCGACGCTACAAGTCGCCCGAGCCACAATTCAGGGAC
The nucleotide sequence above comes from Desulfurellaceae bacterium. Encoded proteins:
- a CDS encoding pyridoxamine 5'-phosphate oxidase family protein encodes the protein MDAEQKQKLADLCAQQHVGVLTTQGEEWPTAHLQAFGQTDDLDLIVIMLVDAEKYHNLLKRPHAAVVIDNRDTGDVSTLQVARATIQGLAKEVVRDSAEWNELKDSFLKKNPFEEPFFGYATLRMMRITPKRISYANGLADTFKLAL